The following coding sequences are from one Leptospira mayottensis 200901116 window:
- a CDS encoding HTTM domain-containing protein produces the protein MRKKLFSNLFFRASKPVPAWSLGLYRIIFGILLFILVFRYFTNGWISRYFLDPNFHFKFYGFSWIGVLPGWVLYPLFVSLLFFAVFISLGIFYRISVFCFFLIFTYINLLEVAVYLNHYYLICLLLFILIWIPADRALNIFHIFRIFKSGSIQNIDPIPQWSLYILRFQIGAVYFFGGVGKLVPDWLFEAQPVRIWLLRNSDIPIFGPILSMSATGYFFSYAGLIFDLSIPFLLLFRKTRMLGYSLVIIFHFLTWKLFPIGMFPWVMILNATLFFSPTWPIDLFQFLKSRSMFPDRENIFHFLWTRFPIHFKESVLVFIESYLFFLESKSSISEKFVFYKVETLRKKIDFLLSDRMLYYFWIFYILFQSLFPLRHFLYPGNHLWTEQGFRFSWQIMLVQKNGIASFRMVNQQTGETNVVLPESHLNEIQRIMMSYQPDLILQFAHWVGKNEKKRTAQEVSVYADVMVSLNGRKSQVLIDPERDLMKVSNSLLNKEWVFSGDEE, from the coding sequence ATGCGAAAAAAACTTTTTTCCAACCTATTCTTCCGGGCTTCTAAGCCAGTTCCGGCTTGGTCACTGGGACTTTATAGAATCATATTCGGCATTCTGCTTTTTATATTAGTATTTCGTTATTTTACAAACGGTTGGATTTCCAGATATTTTTTGGATCCGAATTTTCATTTCAAATTTTACGGCTTTTCTTGGATCGGAGTTTTGCCTGGTTGGGTTTTGTATCCTCTTTTTGTTTCGCTTCTTTTTTTTGCGGTTTTTATCTCCTTGGGAATTTTTTACAGGATTTCTGTTTTTTGTTTTTTTCTGATTTTTACGTACATCAACCTTCTTGAGGTTGCGGTTTATCTCAATCATTACTATCTCATTTGTCTGTTGCTTTTTATTTTGATTTGGATTCCGGCAGATAGAGCTTTGAACATATTTCATATTTTTAGAATATTCAAAAGTGGATCGATTCAGAATATAGATCCGATTCCGCAATGGAGTCTTTATATACTTAGATTTCAGATTGGAGCGGTTTATTTTTTCGGAGGTGTCGGCAAATTGGTTCCGGACTGGCTTTTCGAAGCGCAACCGGTGAGAATCTGGCTTCTTCGTAATTCGGATATCCCGATTTTCGGTCCGATTCTTTCCATGTCGGCTACGGGATACTTTTTTAGTTATGCCGGTTTGATATTTGATCTCTCGATTCCTTTTTTATTATTATTTCGCAAGACGAGAATGTTGGGATATTCTTTAGTTATAATATTTCATTTTTTGACTTGGAAATTGTTTCCGATCGGAATGTTTCCTTGGGTTATGATTTTGAATGCCACTTTATTTTTCTCCCCGACTTGGCCGATCGATCTGTTTCAATTTCTGAAATCCAGAAGTATGTTCCCGGACCGGGAGAACATTTTTCATTTTTTGTGGACGCGTTTCCCGATTCATTTCAAGGAATCGGTTTTGGTTTTTATCGAATCTTATTTATTTTTTTTAGAATCTAAGTCCTCTATTTCGGAAAAGTTCGTTTTTTATAAAGTTGAGACGCTGAGAAAAAAAATCGATTTTCTTTTATCTGATCGTATGCTTTATTATTTTTGGATTTTTTACATTCTTTTTCAGTCTTTATTTCCTCTTAGGCATTTTTTATATCCGGGAAATCATCTTTGGACGGAGCAGGGTTTTCGATTTTCCTGGCAGATTATGTTGGTTCAAAAGAACGGTATTGCTTCATTTAGAATGGTGAACCAACAAACTGGGGAAACGAACGTGGTCCTTCCGGAATCTCATCTCAACGAAATCCAGAGGATTATGATGAGTTATCAACCGGATTTGATTTTGCAATTCGCTCATTGGGTCGGTAAAAATGAGAAGAAAAGAACTGCTCAAGAAGTTTCAGTGTATGCGGATGTTATGGTTTCTTTAAACGGAAGGAAAAGTCAGGTTCTGATTGATCCGGAGAGGGATTTGATGAAGGTTTCCAATTCTTTGCTCAATAAAGAATGGGTTTTTTCCGGAGATGAGGAATAA
- a CDS encoding DNA-processing protein DprA produces the protein MNPLVLIDSNVSKFCLKNRIFEKLNSWTSLSEHLKRFLPSSVLQKALYTSEKISNDLKKTGFSVLSFFDPEYSSLLKEIYDPPLILFYKGNLNILDLSFAAVVGTRNPSPISCYAAELIPSYLKKKGFSGIVSGFAKGIDATSMSAALDEELAVIGVMGTGPETEYPFENRKLYQRMKYSKRTLILTEYPPGQKILKYTFPKRNRIVTGMCNSVFIVEAPEKSGAISSANNALEQNRNIFIFSDPRQAKNQGGEILIRDGAGSLDLNDISFGMREVFHMNHLLPDSQSKIPGMLAELSEKRFSGEWKSIGSGYYAKKTFFQPILPGF, from the coding sequence ATGAATCCTCTCGTTCTCATCGATTCCAATGTCTCCAAATTCTGTTTGAAAAATAGAATATTCGAAAAATTGAATTCTTGGACAAGTTTGAGTGAACACTTGAAACGTTTCCTGCCTTCTTCCGTTTTGCAGAAGGCCTTGTATACCTCGGAAAAAATTTCGAACGATTTAAAAAAGACCGGATTTTCGGTTCTTTCTTTTTTTGATCCGGAATATTCTTCTCTTTTAAAGGAAATATATGATCCTCCATTGATTTTGTTTTATAAAGGGAATTTGAATATTTTAGATCTCTCTTTTGCGGCGGTTGTTGGTACGAGAAATCCTTCTCCGATTTCCTGTTATGCGGCTGAATTGATTCCTTCCTATTTGAAGAAAAAAGGTTTTTCGGGGATCGTTTCTGGTTTTGCAAAAGGAATCGACGCAACGAGTATGAGTGCGGCTTTGGACGAAGAGTTAGCAGTTATCGGAGTTATGGGAACCGGACCGGAAACGGAATATCCTTTTGAAAACAGAAAACTTTATCAAAGAATGAAGTATTCGAAACGAACTTTGATTTTGACGGAATATCCTCCCGGTCAAAAGATTTTGAAATATACGTTTCCAAAACGGAATCGAATCGTGACCGGAATGTGTAATTCCGTTTTTATTGTGGAAGCTCCTGAAAAATCGGGCGCAATCTCATCCGCAAACAACGCACTGGAACAAAACAGAAATATTTTTATCTTTTCCGATCCACGTCAGGCGAAAAATCAAGGAGGGGAAATTCTAATTCGAGATGGAGCGGGAAGTTTGGATCTGAATGATATCTCTTTTGGGATGAGAGAAGTTTTTCATATGAATCATCTTTTGCCGGATTCCCAATCGAAAATTCCGGGAATGCTTGCAGAACTTTCCGAGAAACGCTTTTCTGGTGAGTGGAAATCGATCGGTTCCGGTTACTATGCGAAAAAAACTTTTTTCCAACCTATTCTTCCGGGCTTCTAA
- the ygiD gene encoding 4,5-DOPA dioxygenase extradiol, whose product MTSPVLFLGHGSPMNLITPSNFTLNLEEFGSTLPEVKNILVISAHWKTKGTYVTTSDSPKQIYDFYGFPSELYEIKYRPSGSPKLAERIQNSLKTINVQPTQEWGLDHGSWGVLYFLFQKANIPVLQLSLDSNLSPEKQYEIGKELQPLREEGTLILGSGNIVHNLQKADFYDMNATPADWAIEFDEFIRQTLESRNDKEILDFQKKGDIATLSAPTTEHLEPIFYVLGAMKPEEKVKFIHHSFQNRTVSMRSFTSV is encoded by the coding sequence ATGACAAGTCCGGTTCTATTTCTCGGACACGGTTCCCCGATGAATCTCATAACCCCTTCAAATTTTACTCTGAACTTGGAAGAATTCGGTTCCACCCTTCCGGAAGTAAAAAACATACTCGTGATTTCCGCACATTGGAAAACAAAAGGAACCTATGTGACCACCTCTGATTCACCGAAACAGATTTACGATTTTTACGGATTTCCTTCCGAATTATACGAGATTAAATATCGACCTTCCGGATCCCCGAAGCTCGCCGAGAGGATTCAAAATTCACTCAAAACCATAAACGTTCAACCTACACAAGAATGGGGACTCGATCATGGAAGTTGGGGAGTGTTGTATTTCCTATTTCAAAAAGCGAATATTCCCGTACTTCAATTGAGCCTAGATTCAAACTTAAGTCCAGAAAAACAATACGAGATCGGAAAAGAATTACAACCTCTGCGGGAAGAAGGAACTTTAATTTTAGGAAGCGGAAACATTGTTCACAATCTGCAAAAAGCTGATTTTTACGATATGAATGCGACACCTGCGGATTGGGCAATTGAGTTCGACGAATTCATACGACAAACATTGGAATCCAGAAACGATAAAGAGATTTTAGATTTTCAAAAAAAAGGAGACATCGCAACGCTCTCGGCACCTACCACGGAGCATTTAGAACCGATTTTTTACGTTTTAGGTGCGATGAAGCCTGAAGAAAAAGTGAAGTTCATTCATCATAGCTTTCAGAACCGAACTGTATCCATGCGGTCCTTTACTTCGGTTTAA
- a CDS encoding tetratricopeptide repeat protein, which translates to MFQNILHLILTLLRIQIFFYKNFGNLQADSKNSTFCKSIHRVEFKGIDSNFPWKRIFLLLFLFVFVSCERSKNFGFQNRGDRPPTVEDLEAWKERLAMEEAEIVELEKKISSMAQKTRSAGALSWKIAQGYMKIGDYDMGVKFYNRALKENNEGKKVEIVGAELHFFEPAIPFFEKALLLKPIDQQLLFETALAYANASKDRGWETVRRQIAIDLFTHLAIQDPRDSRFPFQLALIYFDSSMPDSSWEGVSAGFHDQDKALRIIDDIIKKEYKNVPARFAKANFLYRLGRTEDSKEEYLKVKKTIEELNDAGLVRGGLEKNDSYQNVLQNLKKIEESSSKAE; encoded by the coding sequence ATGTTTCAAAATATCCTGCATCTGATCTTAACTTTACTAAGAATTCAAATTTTCTTTTATAAAAATTTTGGAAACCTCCAAGCCGATTCTAAGAATTCGACTTTCTGCAAATCCATTCACCGCGTTGAATTCAAAGGCATAGATTCCAATTTTCCATGGAAACGGATTTTTCTTTTATTATTCTTATTCGTTTTTGTTTCCTGTGAAAGATCCAAAAATTTCGGATTTCAGAATCGGGGAGATAGGCCTCCGACCGTGGAAGATCTGGAAGCCTGGAAAGAGAGACTTGCGATGGAGGAAGCGGAGATCGTAGAATTGGAAAAGAAAATTTCTTCAATGGCCCAAAAGACAAGATCTGCAGGCGCTCTCAGTTGGAAGATTGCCCAAGGTTATATGAAAATCGGCGACTACGATATGGGGGTCAAATTTTACAACCGAGCGTTGAAAGAAAACAACGAAGGAAAAAAAGTGGAAATCGTAGGTGCGGAACTTCATTTTTTTGAACCTGCGATTCCATTTTTTGAAAAAGCACTTCTTCTAAAACCGATCGATCAACAACTTTTGTTCGAAACTGCTCTTGCTTATGCGAATGCTTCGAAAGACAGAGGTTGGGAGACCGTAAGAAGACAAATCGCGATCGATCTTTTCACTCATCTGGCCATTCAAGATCCTCGTGATTCGCGATTTCCGTTTCAACTCGCTCTCATCTATTTCGATTCTTCCATGCCAGATTCTTCCTGGGAAGGTGTGTCTGCCGGTTTTCACGATCAGGACAAGGCTCTTCGAATTATAGATGATATTATCAAAAAAGAATATAAAAATGTTCCAGCTCGTTTTGCCAAAGCCAACTTTCTGTATCGTCTTGGTAGGACGGAAGATTCCAAAGAAGAATATCTGAAGGTCAAAAAAACGATTGAGGAATTGAATGACGCCGGTCTCGTTCGCGGTGGTCTTGAAAAGAACGATTCGTATCAAAACGTGCTTCAAAACCTGAAAAAAATAGAAGAGAGTTCCTCAAAAGCGGAATGA